In Citrus sinensis cultivar Valencia sweet orange chromosome 2, DVS_A1.0, whole genome shotgun sequence, a single genomic region encodes these proteins:
- the LOC102620520 gene encoding GRAS family protein RAM1-like, translating into MINSVCGTVGTLKSENSSSSIKIHPTSPNESSISETKRTPQSSDLEQPSSLTPPSLNFPPLKFEIDGDVEVQSPDCSIWETFFSDHLDGDFMISSPVRNLPSPRTSAYNNNYNYNYAQSMQGQSLSGCSPPRFSAQVGAFSSSLRAKGQSPLHKVFNSPGNQYMQPENLALTTAIEDFLEDYQKDGYGMFSPMKICGGGGGGGSSPQLIDMPTTVPATLECLPMTNNNPSRFSGPVSESSSTAGASQHDNDIYQMGSIAAAPLSQQLQQEQLQERQQTQQQQLQAQQQQQQNLNHSLMVPLPISSEQEQDSGLQLVHLLLACAEAVAKEDFMLARRYLHHLNRVVSPLGDSMQRVASCFTEALSARLAATLTTKPSTSTPTPFSPFPPNSLEVLKIYQIVYQACPYVKFAHFTANQAIFEAFEAEERVHVIDLDILQGYQWPAFMQALAARPGGAPFLRITGVGATIESAKETGRCLTELAHSLHVPFEFHPVGEQLEDLKPHMFNRRVGEALAVNAVNRLHRVPSNCLGNLLAMIRDQAPNIVTIVEQEASHNGPYFLGRFLEALHYYSAIFDSLDATFPPDSAQRAKVEQYIFAPEIRNIVACEGGERTARHERLEKWRKIMEGKGFRGVPLSANAVTQSKILLGLYSCDGYRLTEDNGCLLLGWQDRALLAASAWRC; encoded by the exons atgattaattcAGTGTGTGGAACTGTGGGTACTCTTAAAAGTGAGAACTCATCATCAAGCATTAAAATCCATCCAACTTCTCCAAATGAGTCATCAATTTCAGAGACAAAAAGAACTCCTCAATCTTCTGACTTGGAGCAGCCAAGTAGCCTAACACCACCAAGCCTCAACTTCCCACCACTCAAGTTTGAAATAGATGGCGACGTCGAAGTGCAATCACCGGATTGTTCAATATGGGAAACCTTCTTCTCCGATCACTTAGACGGTGACTTCATGATCTCATCTCCGGTGAGAAACTTGCCTTCTCCACGAACTTCAgcttacaataataattacaactACAACTATGCACAATCAATGCAAGGACAGAGCCTTTCAGGATGTTCCCCTCCTCGCTTTTCGGCTCAGGTTGGAGCATTCAGCAGTAGCCTCAGAGCAAAAGGGCAGAGCCCGCTTCATAAAGTATTTAACTCTCCAGGCAACCAGTATATGCAGCCGGAGAATCTTGCTTTGACGACGGCTATTGAAGATTTCTTGGAGGATTATCAAAAGGATGGATACGGGATGTTTTCGCCTATGAAGATatgtggtggtggtggtggtggtggaagCTCACCTCAACTAATTGATATGCCTACGACGGTTCCAGCAACGCTTGAATGCTTACCAATGACAAATAATAATCCGTCGAGGTTTAGTGGACCAGTGAGTGAATCATCATCAACGGCTGGAGCTTCTCAGCATGACAATGATATTTATCAAATGGGATCAATAGCAGCTGCACCATTATCACAACAACTGCAACAAGAGCAACTGCAGGAGAGGCAACAAACACAACAGCAGCAGCTGCAAGCACAGCAACAACAGCAGCAGAATCTTAACCACAGCTTGATGGTCCCTCTCCCAATCAGTTCTGAGCAG gAACAAGATAGCGGGCTTCAGTTGGTGCATCTCCTTCTTGCCTGTGCTGAAGCGGTGGCTAAAGAGGACTTCATGTTAGCAAGAAGATACTTGCATCACCTCAATCGAGTAGTCTCGCCTCTCGGCGACTCCATGCAACGAGTTGCTTCCTGCTTCACTGAAGCCCTAAGTGCAAGACTTGCAGCAACCCTAACCACAAAACCAAGCACTTCTACTCCAACACCCTTCTCTCCTTTCCCACCAAACTCTTTAGAGGTCCTAAAGATTTACCAAATCGTTTACCAAGCTTGCCCGTACGTTAAGTTCGCTCATTTCACCGCCAATCAAGCAATATTTGAGGCCTTTGAAGCCGAAGAACGTGTCCATGTCATCGACCTAGACATCCTCCAGGGCTACCAATGGCCAGCCTTCATGCAGGCCCTAGCTGCTCGACCCGGAGGCGCTCCATTTCTCCGAATAACCGGAGTCGGGGCTACTATAGAATCCGCGAAGGAAACTGGACGTTGCTTAACAGAACTTGCCCACTCACTCCATGTACCGTTTGAGTTCCACCCAGTAGGTGAACAACTCGAAGACCTGAAGCCACACATGTTCAACAGACGTGTAGGCGAGGCTCTTGCCGTTAACGCCGTTAACCGCCTCCACCGTGTCCCCAGTAACTGCCTAGGAAATTTACTAGCAATGATCCGTGACCAAGCACCAAATATCGTAACCATAGTCGAACAAGAAGCAAGCCATAACGGACCATACTTCTTAGGCCGGTTCCTCGAGGCATTGCACTATTACTCTGCAATTTTCGACTCATTAGACGCAACGTTTCCTCCTGATTCAGCACAGAGAGCAAAAGTGGAGCAGTACATATTTGCACCGGAGATAAGAAACATAGTGGCATGTGAAGGGGGGGAGAGAACGGCGAGGCACGAGAGGCTTGAGAAATGGAGAAAGATAATGGAAGGGAAAGGATTCAGAGGGGTGCCATTGAGTGCAAATGCTGTGACTCAATCGAAGATATTGCTTGGATTATATTCATGTGATGGCTATCGCTTGACTGAAGATAATGGTTGCTTGCTTTTGGGGTGGCAAGATAGAGCACTTCTTGCTGCTTCTGCATGGCgatgctga